In Haliscomenobacter hydrossis DSM 1100, the DNA window AGATTGACCTTTTCCAAATCGTGTACAAAATGCGGCATGACCACGTAAAAATTGTATTTGCCCACATTGCGTTCGATGATGTCGGCAAAAAGTTTGGCGCTGTAGTGGTGTACCTGTAAATCCACCTGGGCACGTTCGCCCAATTGTTGCAAAAACGAATAGTAGATCAGCCTTTTGTAGGAACTGAGTTTATTAAAAATCAGCAGGATGCGAATTTTTCCATCGTTGCCCCCCGACACGTAATAGCCCTTGCCCTGCACGGACACAATGAATCCCCTTTCCCGTAGTTCGCGGTAGGCTTTTTCTACGGTATCCCGGGCCAAATCGTAATGCGCACTCATTTCACTGATGGAAGGCAACTGGTCGTTTTTTTTCAACAGCCCCCTTTCGATATCCGTGATGACTGACTCTACGATCTGTTTGTATTTGGGCGTTTTGGACTTGTGATTGAGATGGAGGAGGTACATGGTTGAGGGTTCACGAGGGTTCGGGGGTTCGAGGGTTCGAGGGTTCGGGGGTTCGAGGGTTTGGGAGTAGCACCAGAACCCTGGAACCCAACCCACGAACTCACGAACCCACGAACCCCCGAACCCTATTTTATCTTACAAACGCCACTGCCACCCCGCCATCAACGTTCAACACGTTTCCGGTGGATTTACCCAGGCTGCCGTCTACAAAAACGAGTACGGCTTTGGCGATGTCTTCCGGTAGTATTTCTTCGTTGAGCAAGGTACGGGCGGCATACATTTTGGGGAGATCTTCCACGGCAATGCCATAGGCTTTGGCGCGGCCTTCGGCCCAGTCACCTTCCCAAATTTTGCTGCCACGCAATACGGCATCCGGGTTGACGGTATTGACCCGGATCTTGTCTTTGCCCAACTCCGCCGCCAGCAATCGGCTCATGTGCAACTGGGCGGCTTTGGCCGTTCCATACCCCACGTTGTTGGGCCCGGCAAAAAGGCCGTTTTTGCTGGCAATGTTCACAATGTCGCCGTCCAAACCCTGTGCCCGCATGACCGCTACGGCCTGCTGGCTCACCAGGAATTGTCCTTTGACCAATACATCTTGCAGGATGTCCCAATCCTTGATCTCGTGGTCCTCCAACGGCTTGGAAATGGACAAGCCCGCGCAATTGACGACAATGTCTACTCCGCCAAAAGCCAGAATGGATTGTTGCAAAGAGTCGGCAATGGCTTCGGGTTTGGTCACATCAATGGCCACAGCGATGGCGGCATCTTTGCCGTATTTTTTCTTGAGTTCGGTTTCGGTTTCTTCGAGGCGGTCGCGGTCGGCCACGATGGCTACGGCACCGTTTTGCAGGAGTAGCTCGGCAATGGCTTTGCCAATGCCACCGGTGCCACCGGTCACGTAAGCCACTTTGCCCGACAAGGTCTTGGGCTTGGGCATGCGCTGAAGTTTGGCTTCTTCCAGTAGCCAATATTCGATGTTGAATGCTTCTTGTTCGGCCAGGCCCACGTACTTGGAAACCGCTTCCGCGCCTTTCATCACGTTGATGGCGTTGGTGTAAAACTCGGCTGCTACCCGCGCGGTTTGTTTGTCTTTGGCAAACGTGAACATGCCCACGCCAGGATAGAGAATCACCACCGGGTTGGGGTCGCGCATCGCCGGGCTATCCGGGTGTTTGCAGCGCTCGTAGTAGGCCGCGTAATCGGCGCGGTAAGCTTCAAATTGCTGTAAAATGTGTGCCTTCAGATCGGTGCCTGCGGCGGGTACGTCCAATACCATTGGGCGGATTTTGGTGCGCAAAAAGTGGTCGGGGCAACTGGTGCCCAAGGGAGCCAACACCGCTAAATCGTTAGAATTGATGAACTCCAATACCCGTGGATCATCGGTAAAATGGCCCACCATACGGCGGTAGCTGGAAGCCAAACCCCTTAGGGTAGGCATTACAGCAGCGGCTTTTTCGGCGCGCTCGGCGGGTGCAAAGGATTCACGTTTGGCGCCACCAAAAACCGGACGGGTTTTGCCGTAATTTTTTTCCAAATACAAGGAAGCCGCTTCGATGACTTCCAGGGTATTGACATAAGATGCGTAGGAAGTGTCTCCCCAGGTGAACAACCCATGCCCACCCAGGATCAGGCCGCGCAAATTGGGATTTTCCTTGAGGGCAACTTCCAATTGCAAGCCCAAATCAAAACCCGGGCGCTGCCAGGGAATCCAGGTCATGGTGTCGCCCCAAATTTCCTTCATGATGGCTTCACCGTCTTGGCTGGCCGCCAGGGCGATCAGGGCATCGGGGTGCAGGTGGTCGATGTGTTTGAAGGGCAAGAGGCCGTGCAATGGCGTATCGATGGAGGGCGTTGCGCATTTGGGGTCAAAGAGGCAATGGTTGAACAGTTCCACCATCTCGTCTTCAAACTCCAGGCCACGGTAACGGCGCTTGAGGGTATGCAATTTGTCGACATAAAGGTTGGCACAACCCGCTTTGGTCAGGGTGCCGATATCACCTCCGGAACCCTTGACCCACATGACTGCTACACTTTCGCCCGTCAGGGGATCGATTTCCTGAATTTTTACAGAAGTATTGCCCCCGGCGTAATTGGTGAGGCGCAAATCCGCACCGAGTAGGTTGGAGCGGTAGATGAACAAATCCACTTCGTTGCCCGCCAGAGCAGCGGCACGTGATTCGTCCCAGAGGTAGCTTACATGTTTAAATGCAGTAGTCATGGACATGTTGCGATGTTTTGAAATGAGCTTTAACAAAGGTAAAAAAAACTCGCTCGATCGCCTTCCTGAACTCTCCTGTGGGATAGGTAGCAGAAGAATTTATGTACATGATTTTGGGTAAGATTATACTTCAAACGTCCTGATCCTTAGCTTTACTTTTTCGCCATGATTTTCGCCAACAATCAAAAATGGAGCACTAATGTCTGGATCAGTTTCAAAGATGGTTTTTAAAGTTTGCACATGGGTTTCCGGAATGGCATGTCCGGGACGGAGATAGATGATGCCTAAAAATGGAACCTTGTCTCTGAATACCAGCGTTCCAAAATCGCTATCCTGGCTAATCACAACCCTTTGTTCCAAAAATGCCATTTCCAAGATAGCTCGATCTGACAAACGAAATAGCCTTTCTTCTTTGATATCAAAAACATCATAGCCATTCTCCCGCAAGAAGTCAAGCAATTCAACATCAATATTTTCATCGGTCAAAAACCGAAAATCTTTGACGCTACTCACGCGGCAGTCTGCACTTCGATGATGATTTCATTTTTGGCAAAGCGAGCCGCGTAACGAATGGCTTCCATCACCAATTCGGCATTGAGCAATGGATGTTTTGCAGCGATAGTCTCCACCGTACCTCCAGTACCTAACCACTCCATAATAAGCTCTACGCTGATGCGCGTGCCTACAATGCAAGGCTTACCATTGAGGATTTCTGGATCGGAAACGATATGTGGAAATGGGTTCTCCATGTGCAGGACAAACATTTTTGTGAATGTATAGCCAAAAATAGCTAAAAATGCAATAAAAAGCTAGGAGATGTTGATATTATGTAGAAGTAAGGAATTAGAAGCCAACACGATCAAAAAAAGCTGCCCGACCGGAAAGATCCAGCCAGGCAGCTTCAAAATGTGTCGTTAACAAATGATGGAAATTAATCCACTTTATCGTCTAAAAATGAATTCTTAGCGGAGATGTCCAGTTCATCGTCGTCGCTGATGGTCCAGCGGGAGAAGGCCTGTTCATTGGCAGCGGGCACATCGTCGAGGTGGATGCCGCGGCGCATGTACGCAGGTTCACTTTCCATGTCGTTGACCAACTGTGGGTTGTTCAATTTCTGTGGATTGATTTCGCTGCGCAAACGCTCTTTTTTGCGTTGTTCCATATCCTGGCGGCGGCGGCGTTCTTCTTCCATCCGCTCGTTATCCTCCTTCACGAAGGGTTCGTCGTAGCCGTGTTTGTTGCTGCGTTGGTACTTTTCAATCGTAGAGCGGATGTTGTCAAACTCTACGGTATTCGGTTTTTTGTGCGTATCAGGATCCGATTGAGTAATTTCTTTCAACCCACTCCGTGGCGTCAAATCTTTTTTTTGGCGCACATCGTCATCGTCCAAAGAAACCTTGATCTTTTGGTCCTTATTGGCGGGGATGGCCTCGTCCACGCTGGGTGCGTTAAAACCCGTGGCGATGATGGTCACGCTGAGTTTGTCGCCCATCCGTTCATCGAAGCAGTTACCCCAGATCAGGTCGGTACCATAACCCGCTTCTTCCTGCACAAATTCTGTGATCTCAAAGATCTCATCCATGGTCACTTCTTTGCGGCCAGAGGTGATGTTGAGCAGAATATGGCGGGCACCACGGATATCGTTTTCTTCCAACAATGGAGAGTGCAATGCTTCATCCACGGCACGACGGGCGCGGTCGTCTCCTTCGGCGCTGGCGGTACCCATGATGGCCATACCACTGTTGGCCATGACGGTGCGCACGTCTTCAAAGTCCACGTTGACATACCCCGGAACCGTAATGATCTCGGCGATGCCTTTGGCCGCGGTGGTCAGGATGTTGTCGGCTTTGGCAAAAGCGTCCGAAACCGACAGATTGCCGTAAATCTGCCGCAATTTATCGTTGGAAATGATGATGATCGTATCCACGTTTTTGCGCAGTTCCGACAAACCCTCGATTCCTTGCATGACGCGACGGCGGCCTTCAAAGTTGAAGGGCAGGGTCACAATTCCCACGGTGAGGATGCCCTTTTCACGAGCCGCTTTGGCAATGATCGGTGCAGCGCCAGTACCCGTACCACCACCCATACCGGCGGTAACGAACAACATTTTGCAGTCATTACCGATGTAACTCAATACCTCGTCAATGGATTTTTCGCAAGCTTCTTTACCCCTGGCAGGGTGAGAACCCGCACCAAGTCCTTCCACGCCCAATGGAATTTGAACCGTAACCGGACTTGCTTCCATGGCTTGTACATCGGTGTTGCAGATCGCAAAATCTACACCAACGATGCCTTGCTTGAACATGTGGGTGACTGCATTGCTGCCGCCACCACCTACTCCCAGCACCTTAATGATGGAGCCTTTATTTTTTGGCATATCGAAAAGCATACCTTGCATTTTTTTGTTCATGTTTACAAATCCGCGTCCGGTTCTGCCTCGAACCATTCCTTGGTCTTTTTGAATAAACTATCGATCCAACGTCCTCCAGGTGCGGTTCGGGAATCTTCTTCATCGTCCAGGCTCACTACTTTGGGTGTGCTGAGGTTTTCCTTGGGTACGGCCACTTCTTCGGGCAATTCTACCGGAACATTGAAACGGCCTTTTTCCCGATCCTCAATGCCCTTCATCAGCAAACCGATGGCGGTAGCATAAATCGGGCTGCTCAGGTGTTCGGCATAACCATGCGCCAGCGGCTCTATCGGAATACCAATGCGGGTGGGTAAACCCGTGTGGTACTCGGATAATTTTTCGATGTGGCTGAGCAGTGCTCCACCGCCGGTCAGGACGATGCCCGCAATCAATTTGCGTTCAAAGCCGGAGCGGCGGATTTCCCATACCACGTAATCGAGTACTTCTTCTACCCGAGCCTGAATGATTCGGGCGAGGTTTTTCTCGGAAATCTCTTTATGCTCGCGTCCGCGCAAACCGGGAATCGTGATGATGCGGTTGTCGAACACTTCTTCGGCCAAGGCCGAACCAAATTTTACTTTCAGTTTTTCAGCCTGCTGGGTCATCACCGTACATCCTTCTTTGATGTCTTTGGTGATCACGTTGCCGCCAAAAGGAATCACCGCCGTATGGCGAATGATGCCATCCTGGAAGATGGTGATGTCGGTGGTACCCCCACCGATGTCTACCAGGGCTACCCCGGCTTCTTTTTCCTCCTCATTGAGCACCGACATGGCGGAAGCGATCGGCTCCAGGGTCATATTGGCCACCCGCAAACCTGCGCGCTCTACACAACGGAAAAGGTTATTGGAGGCGGTGATTTGCCCGGTAATGATGTGGAAATTGGCTTCCAAACGCACGCCCGACATGCCGATGGGATCTACGATACCCTGTTCGTTGTCGACCGCGTATTCCTGAGGAATGACGTGGATGATTTTGTCCCCCGGAGGCAGTACCAGTTTGTACATGTCTCCAATCAGCCGATCGATATCGATTTGGCTGATCTCCACGATATTGTTGTCGCGCATGAGGATGCCACGGTGTTGGAGGCTTTTGATGTGTTGGCCAGCGATACCAACGTGCGCCCAATCAAAATCGGCATTGACGCCTCGGCGTGCAGCGATTACAGCTTCGGAAATAGCGTTTACGGTTTTCTCAATGTTGGATACCACTCCGCGCAAAACGCCCTCGGAATTGACTTTGCCAACACCCAAAATTTCCAACTTTCCATGCTGATTTTTACGTCCCGCGATGGCGCATACTTTGGTTGTGCCGATGTCTACGGCCACCACCACGTCTGACTTGCGAGCATTTGTTTCCATCATGAATGTTCAATTTGGCCTTTTCCATAAGGAATTTAGGCAGTTAGTTCGGAAAGCTGGTTGTTGTTTGCGTGTATCAGTAAATTAGCTACAATCCTGCCTCCGTAAAATGGGATTTTAATCTGTTTAGTAGAAGTTGATGACCCGGCACTTCGGCTTCGCTCAGCGACCGGGTCATCAACTGTCATTTACAAATCACCTGTCCGCGAAAGCGAACATCGATACTGCGGTATTTTCGCCAACCTTCATAAGGCATGGCTTCACGGTAAAAGATTTTCAGGTTCTTGATCTTGTCCGGGGCATCTTCGTA includes these proteins:
- a CDS encoding DUF5615 family PIN-like protein; amino-acid sequence: MTDENIDVELLDFLRENGYDVFDIKEERLFRLSDRAILEMAFLEQRVVISQDSDFGTLVFRDKVPFLGIIYLRPGHAIPETHVQTLKTIFETDPDISAPFLIVGENHGEKVKLRIRTFEV
- a CDS encoding DUF433 domain-containing protein, which codes for MENPFPHIVSDPEILNGKPCIVGTRISVELIMEWLGTGGTVETIAAKHPLLNAELVMEAIRYAARFAKNEIIIEVQTAA
- the ftsA gene encoding cell division protein FtsA, with the translated sequence MMETNARKSDVVVAVDIGTTKVCAIAGRKNQHGKLEILGVGKVNSEGVLRGVVSNIEKTVNAISEAVIAARRGVNADFDWAHVGIAGQHIKSLQHRGILMRDNNIVEISQIDIDRLIGDMYKLVLPPGDKIIHVIPQEYAVDNEQGIVDPIGMSGVRLEANFHIITGQITASNNLFRCVERAGLRVANMTLEPIASAMSVLNEEEKEAGVALVDIGGGTTDITIFQDGIIRHTAVIPFGGNVITKDIKEGCTVMTQQAEKLKVKFGSALAEEVFDNRIITIPGLRGREHKEISEKNLARIIQARVEEVLDYVVWEIRRSGFERKLIAGIVLTGGGALLSHIEKLSEYHTGLPTRIGIPIEPLAHGYAEHLSSPIYATAIGLLMKGIEDREKGRFNVPVELPEEVAVPKENLSTPKVVSLDDEEDSRTAPGGRWIDSLFKKTKEWFEAEPDADL
- a CDS encoding bifunctional rhamnulose-1-phosphate aldolase/short-chain dehydrogenase; translated protein: MSMTTAFKHVSYLWDESRAAALAGNEVDLFIYRSNLLGADLRLTNYAGGNTSVKIQEIDPLTGESVAVMWVKGSGGDIGTLTKAGCANLYVDKLHTLKRRYRGLEFEDEMVELFNHCLFDPKCATPSIDTPLHGLLPFKHIDHLHPDALIALAASQDGEAIMKEIWGDTMTWIPWQRPGFDLGLQLEVALKENPNLRGLILGGHGLFTWGDTSYASYVNTLEVIEAASLYLEKNYGKTRPVFGGAKRESFAPAERAEKAAAVMPTLRGLASSYRRMVGHFTDDPRVLEFINSNDLAVLAPLGTSCPDHFLRTKIRPMVLDVPAAGTDLKAHILQQFEAYRADYAAYYERCKHPDSPAMRDPNPVVILYPGVGMFTFAKDKQTARVAAEFYTNAINVMKGAEAVSKYVGLAEQEAFNIEYWLLEEAKLQRMPKPKTLSGKVAYVTGGTGGIGKAIAELLLQNGAVAIVADRDRLEETETELKKKYGKDAAIAVAIDVTKPEAIADSLQQSILAFGGVDIVVNCAGLSISKPLEDHEIKDWDILQDVLVKGQFLVSQQAVAVMRAQGLDGDIVNIASKNGLFAGPNNVGYGTAKAAQLHMSRLLAAELGKDKIRVNTVNPDAVLRGSKIWEGDWAEGRAKAYGIAVEDLPKMYAARTLLNEEILPEDIAKAVLVFVDGSLGKSTGNVLNVDGGVAVAFVR
- the ftsZ gene encoding cell division protein FtsZ codes for the protein MLFDMPKNKGSIIKVLGVGGGGSNAVTHMFKQGIVGVDFAICNTDVQAMEASPVTVQIPLGVEGLGAGSHPARGKEACEKSIDEVLSYIGNDCKMLFVTAGMGGGTGTGAAPIIAKAAREKGILTVGIVTLPFNFEGRRRVMQGIEGLSELRKNVDTIIIISNDKLRQIYGNLSVSDAFAKADNILTTAAKGIAEIITVPGYVNVDFEDVRTVMANSGMAIMGTASAEGDDRARRAVDEALHSPLLEENDIRGARHILLNITSGRKEVTMDEIFEITEFVQEEAGYGTDLIWGNCFDERMGDKLSVTIIATGFNAPSVDEAIPANKDQKIKVSLDDDDVRQKKDLTPRSGLKEITQSDPDTHKKPNTVEFDNIRSTIEKYQRSNKHGYDEPFVKEDNERMEEERRRRQDMEQRKKERLRSEINPQKLNNPQLVNDMESEPAYMRRGIHLDDVPAANEQAFSRWTISDDDELDISAKNSFLDDKVD